Within Triticum dicoccoides isolate Atlit2015 ecotype Zavitan chromosome 1B, WEW_v2.0, whole genome shotgun sequence, the genomic segment ACAAACTCCATACATCTTCAATGCTATGCTTGTACATGTTTCTTCTACCTGCTTCACTCATTGTGATCAATGACATTGCTGCCTATTTATTTGGGTTCTTTCTCAATAGAACACCATTGATCAAGTTATCTCCAAAGAAAACATGGGAAGGCTTTATTGGTGCATCAGTGACAACCACCATTTTTGCTTTCCTAGTGAGATGAAAGCCCTGGTTTATGTACTTAAGAGATTACTAGTACCTTCAAGGGGTTGAATCTGTAAATAATAATTTATGTTACATATTTGGTGCACAGAATGATTTCGATGCTACATTTGTAATTCTTTATAATAGCATTTTTCACTTTCACTTATTTTCTTTGGCAGTTAGCGAATGTAATGGGTCGCTTCCAGTGGTTTACATGCCCAAGAAAGGTAACTTTATCTCTTTCAGAATGTGCTATTAGTTTGATTAGCAAATTGGTGTATTGCTGAATTTATTCTTAGTTTTTGTTTTGGTAATATTTTCAGGACCTGTCAACAGGATGGCTTCAGTGTGATCCTGGCCCTATGTTTAGGCCTGAGCGTTATTATCTGGGAGATTGGGTACCACATTGGGTAAGAAGATATCCTTTTCAATTTGTTAGTTTTAATATTATTTCCTCTAGTATATAGGCTGGCATAAGCATAAACTTCAAATTTCTAAGCCCCCTCCCTCACAACCGTTGTCTGAGTCCAAAAAACAAACCTCGACTCCTAAAACGTTTGGTTGATAACTCTCAATCTTCAGCAAGACAAGGCATGTCACTCCCCTTGAGTCAATTTACTCTAGCTTCATCCTTTGTGGCTAGTGTGGTGTTTTGACATGCAAGTGGTTttgtcatgccagctacgctcttaccaaagaagagaaggaaaccttctttgaatgcctgctcagtatgaaggtacagtctggcttctcgtcgaatataaagggaataattaatatggcagagaaaaagtttcagaacctaaagtctcaggaCTGCCACCTGATTATGATGcagctgcttccggttgcattgagggggcttctaccagaaaacgtttgattagccattgtgaagctgtgtgcattcctcaatgcaatatctcaaaaggtaatcgatccagaaatcataccaaggttggagaatgatttggtgcaatgccttgtcagtttcgagttggtgttcccaccatccttcttcaatatcatggcacacgtcctagttcacctatgcaaagagattgccgttctgggccctgtatttctacacaatatgttcccctttga encodes:
- the LOC119349980 gene encoding phosphatidate cytidylyltransferase 1-like, yielding MILLTVFAQSSFMVANIFEGMFMFLLPASLIVINDIAAYLFGFFLNRTPLIKLSPKKTWEGFIGASVTTTIFAFLLANVMGRFQWFTCPRKDLSTGWLQCDPGPMFRPERYYLGDWVPHWVRRYPFQFAPPQQPPKERLKDCLPNGASRGSIADMQLYGTPR